DNA sequence from the Salvelinus alpinus chromosome 7, SLU_Salpinus.1, whole genome shotgun sequence genome:
ATGGGCTAAAATTGGTGTGAATATGTGGTGGAATTTAATCCCAATTTCCATTCATTtttagttagtgagttattttgGGGGGGAACAACCTTTCACCTCAACCTTTTAAATTAAGACATGAACTTTCACATGACTTCTAACTTCACATGTATGGGAGTCAGCATTCCTAAATTCTACATTTTCCCAAAGGTTCAAACGCACTGGCCCCGCAGACATCACCTCTGAGCCAAGAGTTAAAAGGTTCCGCAATCATCACCCCTGTCCACCTGTTTCAGCTATTCCACTGCTCTCCTCAAACCCCCTTCCTCAAAATCTGCAATCTTCCTCTGCTCTTCCTTCATATAACTATTTAGCTAATGACACTCTGACCTACTGCATGTGTAATATCACTCCCCCTCCCACCTGTTCCAACCCTGCACTGCTATGTGTCCACAGTGTGCAGGTTATTAATCAACTGCTATGTGTCCACAGTGTGCAGGTTATTAATCAACTGCTATGTGTCCACAGTGtgcaggttattaatcaaccgcTGTGTGTTCACAGTGTGCAGGTTATTAATCAACTGCTATGTGTTCACAGTGTGCAGGTTATTAATCAACTGCTGTGTGTTCACAGTGTGCAGGTTATTAATCAACTGCTATGTGTCCACAGTCTGCAAGCTATTAATCAACTGCTATGTGTCCACAGTCTGCAAGCTATTAATCAACTGCTATGTGTCCACAGTGTGCAAGCTATTAATCAACTGCTATGTGTTCACAATGTGCAGGTTATTAATCAACTGCTGTGTTCACAGTGTATATGTTATTAATCAACTGTTATGTGTTCACAGTGTGCAAACTATTCATCAATTGCTGTGTCCACAGTGTGCAGGTTATGAATCAACTGCTATGTTCACAGTGTACAGGCTATTAATCAAATGCTATGTGTTCACAGTGTATATGTTATTAATCAACTGCTATGTGTTCACAGTGTGTAGGCTATTAATCAACTGCTATGTGGTCACAATGTGCAGCCTACTATGTTATGAAGTAGTAAGGTAGACTGCTGATGCCACAACCTAGTAGATAACAGGGTTGGGGTCGATTTGAATTGAAGgctgtcaattcaggaagtaaactgaaattccaattcaataatTGGACAAAGGGCCTCTTTTTATTTTATGACTTGTCAATAAACTGAAAAGTAGAAGCTTTTCCATAAGTTTTTCCATATTTGAATGTTAAATTCACATCACTTCCTGAACCCTGATAGATAGACACCCATATCCTATTCTACCCAATCACTGATGAAGATACCTTTTCTAAACTTGTATTTTTTTCCTGAGATGGTCCCCAAAATATAAGTGCTAAAAATGGAAAGGTTCTGCTACCTGAATGATTAGTCCCTGAATTTGCAATTTTGAGATAACATATGTTTTGATATGAGGAGTGTTTTTTCATCCTGTGATGTACCTTTTAAGCTAACTAAACTAACCCCTGCACACAGCACACCCTTGCTAAACATGGGTTCTATTCAGAAGGGTCCAATGTAGTGAACAAACATTCAGGCaggaatataatatatataattctGCAGAGTAAGGAATCGTTTCAGCTCTTTGTATTATTTTGATCTGTGATTAAAATGTAAATATGGTACCCTCCTGAACAAACCCTGCTTCTCCCCCCTGAGTTCCTGTCTAGTTGAAATGGGACAGGAAGTAGCCCAGGTCGTAGCGTGGAGGACAGTGCAGGCCCAGCCCTTGGCAGAGGGCGAGGAGGCGCTGGCGAGCGTTGGTGGCATTGTGGGCATCTCTCACCCCGACATTACAGAAGGGCTCCTCGTACTCACCAGAGATCAGTTCATCCTCCTCTGCCAGCTCGTTCAGCCACAACGCACCCTCCTGGTGGAGCCCTCTCAGGCGCTCAGGGCTGGCTGTCGTCTTCAGGGCCTGGAGGTGCCGtgacaccaccaccatcaccccaGCAAAGTGGCCTCTGGCTGGGAGGGCTGTGGCCGAGGGCAGGCAGGGACGCACCCCACAGGACACCATGAAGGCGGCCATCAGGAGGTCCACGCCGTACAGCTGGCGGATCCAGTCGCACAGGTAGAAGCCGCCCATGCGGGCGTTGATCTCGATGAGCCTCGGGCCCACTTCTGTCATCTTTAGCTCCACGTTGAACACGCCGTCTCGCAGGCCACAGCCCAGGCATGCGTGGTGTGCCGCGCGGATCAGCTGAGCACGCTTGTCCGGCGCCAGCCCCGAGGGCATCTGGGCGGCCGTCTCGGTGAAGGCCGGGGTGCGCGTGGGACCGTTGTCGGACACGAAGGCGCCCTCCAGTCTCCCGTCGAACATGACCACGTCCACGTCGTGCTCGGTGCCTCCCACGTACTCCATGAGGATCATGGCGTTGCCCCAGCCCAGGCCGATGCCGGGGTAGTCTGTCTCCTCGCGGAGGTCCCCGGCGATCCTCTCAAAGTGTGCCAGACTTTCCTCCAGAGATCCTACCTTCCTCACGCCCACCGCCCCCGCGCCGTACTCCAGCTTCATCACCGCTGGGAACCTCACCACCCCCACACTGGCCCCACCaggccccccctcccccccactggCTGCCTTCTCCAGATCCAGGGTGCTCTCCACGTGGATACAGGGAACAGcataggaggaaggggagggagagaggagaggagcggagggacGGAAAGTGCCAAAGGAATGTGAGGAGggtgaggtggaggaagaggtagGGGCGGTTGTGTCGTGTTTGCCCATTGCCTCATTGAAGAGATCCCCCCTGTCGAAATCGGCCATAGCTCTCATGCTATCTCCTTCCATGTTGACCATGCCATTCTGCTgtctacctctcctctcatcctctctaaACTCAACCAGGCTATCTGGCTGACCGGAGGGCTGCTCAACACTGATCAGGTTAGTCCCAGTAGACTTCAGTAGGCCCAAGAGGTGCATGTGGGTGCGGCTCTTCTCCTTCGCAATGCGGATGGCCTCAGGGGGAGGCCCCCTAAGCCCCAGCCTATCACAGACCAGCGATGTCAGCACCACGCATTCGTCCCAGAAGCACACGCAGCCGTCAGGGCGGAGGCTGGAGGACAACAGCCAATCACAGATGCGGGAGCAGTGCTGGTCGTCACGCCGATGGTCGGGGAGGTCTGGCAGGGGGAGGAAGTGGTCGACCAACTGGGAGGCGAAGTGGGCAGAGTCACTGTCCACGAGCAGGATCTGATTGTAGGGGAGAAAGTTAATGAGTTCAATTCGCACATTAGCataactagctagccagtaaccaTTAATGTGCCATTTAATCGGACTTTGCAGTGCAGTAAAATGCACTACTAAAATAGCTGAAAAGTCTATGTTGGGCAATCTAATGTATTTACTTTCActgtgtacactcttagaaaataaTGTGcaatctagaaccttaaagggttcttcggctgtccccagagGAAAACCCTATGAAAAAcactttttggttgcaggtaagaacccttttggttccaggtagaaccgttttgggttccatgtagaaccctttctacagagggttctacatggaacccaaaagggttctacctggaaccaaaaagggttctcttatggggacagctgaagaacccttttggaaccctttttttctaagagtgtagttattCTACATTCATCTATATAGTTATTCTCCATGTAGACATTCACCTTGAGTTTGTACTGTTTGGCTGTTTTCCAGATGAACTTCTTACTGTGTCCTCCAGCTCCCACCACCAGCACAGTTTTCCCCTGCATCAGGTAGTACTGGGAGCGGGtgaggggggtgaggaggagggtgcccctactccacccctctatcccactgtcgcatccctccatccccatccctcGCTCTTGGAAGGAGGAgtgaagacagagggagggatgtAGGCCCAAAATAACAGGCCTGATGATGGAGCCATCCATGGTGAAAAGGAGGTCCACGCCTACGAGAGAGGGAGTagaaaggaggtagagagagatagagatatggagtggtagagagggagatatggagaGGGAGATTCCTCTCAGATAGTAGCTCAGTGAGACATAGTGTTGACAGAGCGTGAGACTTATGATGTCATAAGTATACCCATGCTTTCAGAGGCTTCAACAGTAATCTGCAGTAATCAACACACACCTATCATGTCGGTCTGGGCACCCGCTCCACCGCGTTGTTCTGCGGACATGCTTGTCTCTGTTTCCATGACAACACAGAGGCAGGACAGGGCGGTGTCCAGTGCTAGGCGGCAGAGAGATTTTGCCATGGTAGGGTCAGTGAAACCGCACTCTAATAGGGTGGTCTCCAAAGACTGAGAGAGGGAGTGGCTGTGAGAGAGAGGATCGTCGGACACACCCACTCTACACACCAactgagggagaggaagagaaagggagaggaagaagaTAGAAGAGAAGTTAGAGATAAGGTCATTGATTTCAAACAAACAGTTCAGTTCAAGTATTTGGCATATTACATGAATGTGTCTCCCATTCCCGAGTTAAAGACAACCTCTTAGATGTTAAGTCCCCTATTTAAGGGACTTTGAGCGGTTCTGGACCGGTTCTGACTGATATTTTGGTGTACAGAACACTCTGTGAACGTCGGAGGGTCCAATTCCTTATAGTGCTTTCCGCTACCACTCTCACTTGAAGTATCAGGTTGGCTTGAAGTGACGAGTTGACTTAAAGTGTCAGGTTTCATACATTTGCATAGGGAGTGACGTGTCACATTTTCTGGCCTATCCAGACAAATAATCGATTTCCTTTGCCTCTGAGCGATAGAGCCCAGCCTGGTAGACGACATATTAACGGGGACAGTCTAGCGAATACAACTGCTGTAGTTTCATCTCACTGTGATATTCTCAGCCAGATGTAGCCCTCTCACAATGAAAAAATACTAAATGATTTTGTAGAATTCAAACACGACCACTTTCTCTTGGTCACAGACGGTGGATTCTGCAGACATTTAAATGGTGTCTGTACGTTGCTCAAAAGACACTTGGCAGAAAATGCTCCATCATTAGTTATATGAAATGGTGCCAAAATTGTACTGTCACTAAATATgatcattattttttttacagttaTAAGAAATGTGAAATCTTATAGTAAGTCGTTTATAATTTGGttgttactatatttagaaagcatttcagtcatttcaagccctaataggaaaaaaattacataaattatatattttcatATTATTTGTAGTATGTACTGTACACCTCAGCTATTGATAAAAAAAGGACCAGAAAACTATGCATCATTACTCGTTATTGTTAATGACCATGTCATTAAAAAGTAttacttttgggtatgtctatttaaATCTACATTTTGCCATAACGTTGAAGAGGAGACAACATCAACATTTTACAGAGCTATAtacaaatacactgagtgtataaaacattaggaacaccttcctaatattgagttgcaccccccttttccttcagaacagcctcaattcgtcagggcatggactcaacaaggtgtcaagcattccacag
Encoded proteins:
- the LOC139581419 gene encoding carnosine synthase 1-like — encoded protein: MLSLSSLPSTAVPSLPSSPGGCATGGPRARSSRQEVALFQTLQEALREIDLPETQDLPQGMSHSEMCICVLGSPLPYLSLLLEAGQRSPGDALLCLCPSWLSRSSSLLVHKAVTFDLGGRTFLSNFNPPRKVTYFLSSDPWAKEEMTRETDCPSGGSGALGQFWGNVLTTRVLLQKAKIHCPPTLALLLPPGQMRLEEGRTGGVEVVHLEMGAEEGMNSVRNKVDSFLESENMRGSERVVLRCSGGRFVGEATSPPVYLSRNSRDEVWAKVSYLLPQLLPGEAVLLEAYCSPLKPGPRVEDRTWEQYTDCRPQVPDLSFRLCAIVTRSPLDLPLLYKLVCRVGVSDDPLSHSHSLSQSLETTLLECGFTDPTMAKSLCRLALDTALSCLCVVMETETSMSAEQRGGAGAQTDMIGVDLLFTMDGSIIRPVILGLHPSLCLHSSFQERGMGMEGCDSGIEGWSRGTLLLTPLTRSQYYLMQGKTVLVVGAGGHSKKFIWKTAKQYKLKILLVDSDSAHFASQLVDHFLPLPDLPDHRRDDQHCSRICDWLLSSSLRPDGCVCFWDECVVLTSLVCDRLGLRGPPPEAIRIAKEKSRTHMHLLGLLKSTGTNLISVEQPSGQPDSLVEFREDERRGRQQNGMVNMEGDSMRAMADFDRGDLFNEAMGKHDTTAPTSSSTSPSSHSFGTFRPSAPLLSPSPSSYAVPCIHVESTLDLEKAASGGEGGPGGASVGVVRFPAVMKLEYGAGAVGVRKVGSLEESLAHFERIAGDLREETDYPGIGLGWGNAMILMEYVGGTEHDVDVVMFDGRLEGAFVSDNGPTRTPAFTETAAQMPSGLAPDKRAQLIRAAHHACLGCGLRDGVFNVELKMTEVGPRLIEINARMGGFYLCDWIRQLYGVDLLMAAFMVSCGVRPCLPSATALPARGHFAGVMVVVSRHLQALKTTASPERLRGLHQEGALWLNELAEEDELISGEYEEPFCNVGVRDAHNATNARQRLLALCQGLGLHCPPRYDLGYFLSHFN